From the Phycisphaeraceae bacterium genome, one window contains:
- a CDS encoding putative sugar nucleotidyl transferase produces MDTTRLLIFDDDRGSFGPLRHRRAIFATRTGALEIRQRIERQLKRPVDALWMPSRYQAVSAPRYPAPVNAGLDDGDWLIVNGRWNAIRQPELILALEPGQVLVEPDGQLVAAHVSWIDAGKMLETSDPHTGVETIHSEQDMLLERPWEIFEDLPKAIAFDLNAIELSTFTPHALNDRCPGVSALGDHPIKLGQRATIAPNTVLDTSHGAIVIDDGAAIGPLCSIEGPVYIGRHTVVAAQTYLRPNVSVGPFCKVAGEISNSIIQAWSNKAHHGYMGHTLVGQWCNLGAGTTVSNLKNTYTPVRMKLNPDDPAEDTGMPFLGPIIGDFVRTAIGTRLLTGSCISTGCMLALSGFAPKFAEPFGFYTDEGREHYDFDKFLDTAGTIMARRDHPLLEPEVDLLRELAGA; encoded by the coding sequence ATGGACACCACGCGTCTGCTCATCTTCGACGATGACCGCGGCAGCTTCGGGCCACTCCGCCATCGCAGAGCCATCTTCGCCACACGAACCGGCGCGCTCGAAATCCGCCAACGCATCGAACGCCAGCTCAAACGACCCGTCGATGCACTCTGGATGCCCTCACGCTACCAGGCCGTCTCCGCCCCACGCTACCCCGCACCCGTCAACGCCGGCCTCGACGACGGCGACTGGCTCATCGTCAACGGACGATGGAACGCCATCCGCCAACCCGAACTCATCCTTGCCCTCGAACCCGGACAAGTCCTCGTCGAACCCGATGGCCAACTCGTCGCCGCCCACGTCTCATGGATCGACGCCGGAAAAATGCTCGAAACCTCCGACCCCCACACAGGCGTCGAAACCATCCATTCCGAACAGGACATGCTCCTCGAACGACCCTGGGAAATCTTTGAAGACCTCCCCAAGGCCATCGCCTTCGACCTCAACGCCATCGAACTCTCAACCTTCACCCCCCACGCCCTCAACGATCGCTGCCCAGGCGTCTCCGCACTCGGTGACCACCCCATCAAACTCGGACAACGCGCCACCATCGCACCCAACACCGTCCTCGACACCTCCCACGGCGCCATCGTCATCGACGACGGCGCCGCCATCGGTCCCCTCTGCTCCATCGAAGGCCCCGTCTACATCGGCCGCCACACCGTTGTCGCCGCCCAAACCTACCTCCGACCCAACGTCTCCGTCGGGCCCTTCTGCAAAGTCGCTGGCGAGATATCCAACTCCATCATCCAGGCCTGGAGCAACAAAGCCCACCACGGCTACATGGGACACACCCTCGTAGGCCAATGGTGCAACCTCGGCGCCGGCACCACCGTCTCAAACCTCAAAAACACCTACACCCCCGTCCGCATGAAACTCAACCCCGATGACCCTGCCGAAGACACCGGCATGCCATTCCTCGGACCCATCATCGGCGACTTCGTCCGAACCGCCATCGGCACACGACTCCTCACCGGATCCTGCATCTCCACCGGCTGCATGCTCGCCCTCTCTGGCTTCGCCCCCAAGTTCGCCGAGCCCTTCGGCTTCTACACCGATGAGGGCCGGGAACACTACGACTTCGACAAGTTCCTCGACACCGCCGGCACCATCATGGCCCGCCGCGATCACCCCCTGCTCGAACCCGAAGTCGATCTCCTCCGAGAACTCGCCGGAGCCTGA
- the dnaA gene encoding chromosomal replication initiator protein DnaA — protein MPRLDDKLWRDVMAYLRRHHAPICRQWFDELEPIALKSGLLRIRTTNSIQQNYLQKRCLEPFTEAAQSVTNALIAVRFDFGEDAKSEVDQEVTGMGLGGKSETNGALREGEEPAGERNGRAVPEALEIDLNDPVEPPTLSVRGDSRRLGEDGQPFDLQDDVVLNPDYTFGNFIVGPNNQMAYAASVAVANQPGDAYNPLFIHGGVGLGKTHLLQAICQTILTNKPDTRIVYVSCEAFMTQFIECVQRGQMLDFRHRYRYADMLVIDDIHFLANRERSQEEFFHTFNELYQARKQLVLSSDAAPSEIPHLEERLLSRFQWGLVTNVTKPHFETRVAILRAKAALRGLEIPDDVIAYLAGKIDSHARELEGAITSLMAYASLGNCDREINLALAAEALGEQINQPRSNHTTLQQIIDVITGYFSVKLSDLQSRRRHKSITEPRQLAMFLARKHTRFSLEEIGGHFGGRDHTTVMHSIKMVEERSGRDETFLKQLNLLEDRLQQSSGLGS, from the coding sequence ATGCCGAGGCTCGATGACAAGTTGTGGCGTGACGTGATGGCGTATTTACGGCGTCATCACGCACCGATCTGCCGGCAGTGGTTCGACGAGCTCGAGCCGATTGCTCTGAAGAGCGGGCTGCTGCGCATTCGGACTACGAACTCGATTCAGCAGAACTATTTGCAGAAGCGTTGTCTGGAGCCGTTCACGGAGGCGGCGCAGAGTGTGACGAATGCTCTGATCGCGGTTCGCTTCGATTTTGGGGAGGATGCGAAGTCTGAGGTTGATCAGGAGGTTACGGGGATGGGGTTGGGGGGTAAATCAGAGACGAACGGGGCGCTGCGTGAGGGGGAGGAGCCGGCGGGTGAGCGGAATGGGCGGGCGGTGCCGGAGGCGTTGGAGATTGATCTGAATGATCCGGTGGAACCGCCTACGTTGAGCGTGCGGGGTGACAGCCGGCGGTTGGGTGAGGATGGTCAGCCGTTTGATCTGCAGGATGATGTGGTTCTGAACCCGGACTACACGTTCGGGAACTTCATTGTGGGTCCGAACAATCAGATGGCGTATGCGGCATCGGTGGCGGTGGCGAATCAGCCTGGTGATGCGTACAACCCGCTGTTTATTCATGGCGGAGTCGGGCTGGGCAAGACACACCTGCTTCAGGCGATCTGTCAGACGATTCTCACGAACAAGCCGGACACGCGGATTGTTTACGTCTCGTGCGAGGCGTTCATGACGCAGTTCATCGAGTGTGTGCAGCGGGGGCAGATGCTGGATTTTCGGCATCGGTATCGGTATGCGGACATGCTGGTGATTGATGACATTCACTTCCTGGCGAACCGTGAGCGGTCACAGGAGGAGTTTTTCCACACGTTTAATGAGCTTTATCAGGCGCGGAAGCAGTTGGTGCTCAGCTCGGACGCGGCACCGTCGGAGATTCCCCATCTGGAGGAGCGGTTGCTATCGCGGTTCCAATGGGGGTTGGTGACGAATGTGACCAAACCACATTTTGAGACGCGGGTGGCGATTCTGCGTGCGAAGGCGGCGCTTCGAGGTCTTGAAATTCCAGATGATGTCATCGCCTATCTGGCCGGGAAGATCGATTCGCATGCGCGGGAGTTGGAGGGTGCGATCACGTCGCTGATGGCTTACGCCTCGCTGGGTAATTGTGATCGCGAGATCAATCTTGCGTTGGCAGCGGAGGCGCTGGGGGAACAGATCAATCAGCCGCGCTCGAATCATACGACGCTGCAGCAGATCATCGATGTGATCACGGGTTATTTTAGTGTGAAGCTCAGCGATCTTCAGTCGCGGCGGCGGCATAAGTCGATTACTGAGCCGCGGCAGCTGGCGATGTTTTTGGCGCGTAAGCACACGCGTTTTAGTCTGGAGGAGATCGGTGGGCATTTTGGTGGCCGTGACCACACGACGGTGATGCACTCGATCAAGATGGTGGAAGAGCGTTCGGGGCGTGATGAGACGTTCCTCAAGCAGCTCAATCTGCTGGAGGACCGGCTGCAGCAGTCGTCGGGGCTGGGGAGCTAG
- a CDS encoding SO_0444 family Cu/Zn efflux transporter, whose product MSWMTLFLENLLDLSLEAAPWLALGLVAAGMLKGLMPVGALSRLVGRPGVWSVVRGAFIGVPLPLCSCGVIPAALGLRREGASKGATVSFLVATPQTGVDSLAVSYAMLGPMLTIARPIASVITAIAGGLAAEFIDPPPQKARANKGAREEGPGSCCGEMPVEVKECCGGNGGTSVSLAVMNGPVAELVPAAEEATCCSSGGGDGLGGAWWKRAWAGQVYAWTRLLDDMALWLVIGLVIAAVVVTTFPPSALASIGSGLPAMVAMVLLGIPMYICATASTPVAASLLVAGVSPGTVLVFLLAGPATNAGTVALIRRELGTASTAAYLGAIIVVSIVSGLVTDWVLGAAGWTAPEAVHVHGGSVGLVIGWVTLVMLVGLGCRKLVPAFGASGSTSHPAKA is encoded by the coding sequence ATGAGTTGGATGACCTTGTTTCTCGAGAATTTACTTGATCTGTCGCTGGAGGCGGCTCCGTGGCTGGCGCTGGGTCTGGTGGCGGCGGGGATGTTGAAGGGATTGATGCCGGTGGGGGCGTTGTCGCGGCTTGTGGGGAGGCCTGGGGTGTGGTCGGTGGTGCGGGGGGCGTTTATTGGGGTTCCGTTGCCGTTGTGTTCGTGCGGGGTGATACCTGCGGCGTTGGGATTGCGTCGGGAGGGTGCGTCGAAGGGTGCGACGGTGTCGTTTCTGGTGGCTACGCCTCAGACGGGTGTGGATTCGCTGGCGGTGTCTTACGCGATGCTGGGGCCGATGCTGACGATCGCGCGGCCGATCGCCTCGGTGATCACGGCGATCGCGGGCGGGTTAGCCGCAGAGTTCATCGACCCCCCCCCGCAGAAAGCGCGCGCGAACAAGGGGGCGCGTGAAGAGGGGCCGGGGTCTTGTTGTGGTGAGATGCCGGTGGAGGTGAAAGAGTGTTGCGGGGGGAATGGGGGGACGTCTGTGTCGTTGGCGGTGATGAATGGTCCGGTGGCGGAGTTGGTGCCTGCGGCCGAGGAGGCGACTTGTTGTTCGTCGGGGGGGGGGGATGGGTTGGGGGGGGCGTGGTGGAAGCGTGCGTGGGCGGGTCAGGTGTATGCGTGGACGCGGTTGCTGGATGACATGGCGTTGTGGTTGGTGATTGGGTTGGTGATTGCGGCGGTTGTGGTGACGACGTTTCCGCCTTCGGCGTTGGCGTCGATCGGGTCGGGGTTGCCGGCGATGGTTGCGATGGTGTTGCTTGGGATCCCGATGTACATCTGTGCGACGGCGTCGACGCCTGTGGCTGCGAGTCTGCTGGTGGCGGGGGTGTCGCCTGGGACGGTGTTGGTGTTTTTGTTAGCGGGTCCGGCGACGAATGCGGGGACGGTGGCGCTGATACGGCGTGAGTTGGGGACGGCGTCGACGGCGGCGTATCTGGGGGCGATCATTGTGGTGTCGATCGTGTCGGGTTTGGTGACGGATTGGGTGCTGGGTGCGGCGGGGTGGACGGCTCCGGAGGCGGTGCATGTTCATGGTGGGTCGGTGGGGTTGGTGATCGGTTGGGTGACGCTGGTGATGTTGGTGGGGCTGGGGTGTCGTAAGCTGGTGCCGGCGTTTGGTGCGTCAGGATCGACGAGTCACCCCGCGAAAGCTTGA